From the genome of Coleofasciculaceae cyanobacterium, one region includes:
- a CDS encoding ABC transporter permease, with protein sequence MTTSLKLPRQFQLTLSQSLTLIGLIITICFIAIAILAPTLQNIGWLQDPTEALANPIHEAPGADYWFGTTRQGYDVFSRTLFGTQAALKVVVLATTISLILGVPLGLVSGYLGGKIDKVLLFFMDTIYTLPGLLLSVTLAFVVGQGILNAALALSIAYVPQYYRIVRNHTTSVKTELFIEAAQAMGAPTSRILSRYLFFNVIQSVPVLFTLNAADAILILGGLGFLGLGLPPEVPEWGHDLRLALDALPIGIWWSATFPGLAMTILVTGLSLVGEGLGDMLKLGGRGS encoded by the coding sequence ATGACTACCAGCCTTAAATTACCTCGTCAATTTCAACTTACCCTGTCTCAAAGCCTGACTTTGATTGGCTTAATCATCACGATTTGTTTTATAGCGATCGCTATACTCGCCCCCACGTTACAAAATATAGGCTGGCTGCAAGATCCAACCGAAGCTTTAGCTAATCCGATCCATGAAGCACCAGGGGCAGATTATTGGTTTGGCACAACTCGCCAAGGATACGATGTTTTTTCCCGTACTCTGTTTGGTACTCAAGCTGCATTAAAAGTAGTAGTCTTGGCAACTACTATTAGTTTAATTTTAGGAGTTCCCTTAGGTTTAGTTAGTGGTTATCTCGGCGGTAAAATTGACAAAGTTTTGCTTTTCTTTATGGATACGATCTATACTTTACCTGGATTATTGTTGTCTGTAACCCTGGCTTTTGTAGTAGGTCAAGGAATTCTCAACGCAGCTTTAGCCTTAAGTATTGCTTATGTTCCCCAGTATTATCGTATAGTTCGCAACCATACCACGAGCGTCAAGACAGAGTTATTTATTGAAGCAGCCCAGGCGATGGGCGCACCTACTAGTAGAATATTATCCCGCTATTTGTTTTTCAACGTAATTCAAAGTGTTCCTGTCTTGTTTACCCTTAATGCCGCAGATGCAATTTTAATTCTGGGTGGTTTAGGTTTTCTGGGATTAGGATTACCTCCGGAAGTACCAGAATGGGGTCACGATCTGCGTTTAGCTTTAGATGCCTTGCCTATAGGGATTTGGTGGTCAGCTACCTTTCCTGGTTTGGCAATGACGATCTTGGTGACAGGCTTATCTTTAGTAGGGGAAGGTTTGGGAGATATGTTGAAGCTTGGAGGACGAGGTAGTTGA